From Solanum lycopersicum chromosome 4, SLM_r2.1:
ataacacTAACATTTAATCGAAAATTCAAAAAACCAAATTACTTTAATTCAGTTTAATTTTTCGATATTTATGTTCACCCTTAGCTAATCTAACAATAGTAAAGAAAAGAGacaaatctaatatatatagagagagagacgaataaatttatatatataataaagtcTCATATTAATAGTCgatcaaataaataatgaataaggTGTTTGTGACGGTTATAATGATATgagatattttgaaaaaaattatatgggaTTGGCTCAATATGAACATTAACATTCTACATTAAAGAGTTACTCTTGGGATGGTTTTAGTAtggagagaaaatattttaatcaaaccacaataatttgtttttattaatatgaatatgtCCCTTGAGATTTAGTGATTAGTTGTGTTGCAcataggaaaatatttttaaaaaatatatgtcaatttttttggttagattgatcatattattttgaatttctttgttttttcaggaagaagaaaaatgaggaAATGACTTTtgtaatagaaataaaaaaaaaagttttataaataACATTTCAAGTTTATTATCTCATAAATACCTATCTAATGCCCCCAATTCTCAAATTCTGAACCCATCCTATCTCAACCCCATATTTTACTAGATTACATATAAATGTTCTTGGAATAATAACTTTTTGTTACTTATCACTTAGTAAAATATAAGTATCAATtagtaaaatataagtaaaacaCACTATTTTTCAAGAAGAAGTTTGTTAGGAAAATATTCTCCTTACATCTTGTTTGGAGGTTATTATACATTGTATTGTAcggtattatattatattgttagcttaaatacaatatttattttgattgttacttaatttttatTGCATCGTATCGTCTAAATTCATTGtcagaaaacaataaaaagacTCTCTCTTTTTGTAACGATCAATTTGGTGTGATTGAATCATCatcttaatattttcttctcatttggtctttatttattaagtacatataattattttttaccttaCCTTTTTATAATAGTTTTATCCTCTGCCTCGGTTTTTTAggctttaattatattattgacGTGTGACATTATATATcaacaataaatgaaaaataatataatttatccAATTATCATCTCTTACTGTTCAATAACAATCCACTCCAACAgaattaacaaaagaaaagcCCAAAAATTAGGCCTATAATAAGACACAAGCTTTTGTAACAATAGCTTAGCTAGTTTTATACTAAAAAGGAAAGCCcaatactaaaaaaatgaacAGCAAATGCAGTTTTCTACTTTATTAAGTtgtatattatttctttaattataatCCTACACAGTATAATCATGTggtaaattcttttttttttatatatatatatatagtttcatGGTCTAGCCAACTATCTTTACACTTTtgcacaaatatataaataaagatattaccaataaaaaaaacaatatgaagCTATATGAGGATTATTCAACAGTGAAATTTTCTCCGATGGTCTCATCTTAGGGTAATTATTTAGTAAATGAACATTTTCTTATCTCTCGTAATAAAGTAAAAATGCTATTAAATAGAgtaactttcatatatagcaaacataaaaatcatatttgtatgttatagatatagtttgcataattgtgctctatagcaaatataaatatgtatatttcgctatatatatacaaaaaaaaagtagatgaataattcgctatacatatactaGCAAAAcagttgtataattcgctacacatatacaaaagaaagtagTTGTatagaaaagatcaattgtatGAGACTATAATCtgtgtatgtataaaacgagaaagagagaaagacaaaagaaaactgggtaagaaattttttttattggataattataagtgtatagaacgaaaatatatgtatttgtatgtgtatatactattttctctcgctttatgtaaacataaacataatttatacattttgtttctgtttgtataagtgagagagGAGCGAGGATGGCAAGCGAGATTTGTGAGAGgggagaaagaaaatatatgtatatatattatttccaTTTTCCTCTCactttatataaacataaacgcatttcatgcatttgtgtttgtataaaaagtgagagaggcgagctAGACTGCAACCAAACGAGAGTGACAAGCGAGATTCCAccaaagaaaaagggaaaaatagcaATAACTTGCTATAGggtattaataaattaaagtatattttatagcatttcatttgaattaatagcttgttattatatatttttttcctaaataaAACTTGGATGGTTCTGTTTTGGGCCCAATAATATGAAGACAGCCCAATCTGGTGTACAAGGGAGTAGAATTTGGAATCTTTTCCCCTCCTTGGTCCTAACCTTTCCATGAAAAATACTCTTTCCGtttaaatttgtttgtcttattgCTCTTTTTAATCTAACTAAAAAGGACgtttttatccttttttgaCTGACttctaaattttaacttttaaaattatatttcgaTGCATTCTACATATCTTTACTTTAACTACCATGAATTCAAAGGAcgttctttactttcttaaatttcatgtcaagttaaaaaatatacaaacaaattgaaacatgGACtgcaatattttattttattcttgagAAACTTGTGTACTCGATGTTTACATCAAACCATCACGATTAAACTGATGTGGACAGTGGAAGCTGTATGTGTTTATCTTACTTTCACCACAGGCCCACTAGTTTGTGTGGAAAGTCATGTATTATTCACCCTTAACtttatccttttctttttttcctttgtgGAACAAAGAACATCATGTGTCGACTGTAacaattcaaaaaaagaaaaggaaatggTTCCATGTCGGAAAGAATCTACCATCTTGATCTTGACAAGCAGATTTCACataaaaattgttctttttctCGAATTATATATCTACTAGTTTAAATTCCGACTATTCTGTTCAATCATAAGATAAGAGTAAGATTTGTATACACGTTTAAGGGATATTTAATGAATGATGGTGATTGATCTACGTGTGAGGTATAACTCATACTGATACTGGGCGCCATTTGCATTCAAGTAATGCAATCATCATATTCAGaaagactattttttttttctttctttaatgtTAGCACAGAATAGAGGCAAAAAGCAAAATATTATTTGCAACTTAGATAAGGTCTAGCACAAAGCGTGCCCCCATAACAATAATCACTCATCATTCCCTTGTTTACACAAACAACCCCACTGCAAAAGTCATATATTTGCCCATACTTTTTCATAGCAACACTAATCATCAGTGTCCAAAAAAAACATATAGAATTTCAAACCTTAAGGTTGTACCCAAAGCAGACACTGTTTGTATTGAGCTTGCCTAGTGTGAATTACCATCCGTTGCGAGTTTTCCTTGtcatcgagaaggggaaaaaaaaCTTGGGGGTTGTAGGGTGAGGAATTGGGAAGGGTGGGGGTGAAACTATTCAACTACCTTCATTCATATAATAGAAGTAAAGAGATTACAGTTGCAAATGAAAAGGCCTACATCATTTACCAGAAATGCAGATTGATAGAGATGATTCCACAAAGGGAATCTTAATTGAAACAAGAAGATATCCTGTGAATATATTTACAGATTGAGATAAGACTTCTATAAAACCTCAAAATTCCTCAATCATCTGACACCTAGCTTACTATTTTACCTGGTTCTGTCAGCCTATTTATACCAACAAGACCTACATCTTAAGAAATTAGAGACAGATCCTAATAATTCATCTTCAATACAATGTTATTGACATTGCCGCCATCTCGTGATTTATCCAAAGCAGCAACCTTAGCTCGGTAAGctgcagcagcagcagcagacACAGTAGTCTTTACCCTCTCTCCTTGAGAAAGCTCACACGCTTCACCAATTGAACTGAATCTTAGCTCAGCTGGAGGAATGAAACACTCTTCAGATAGGCCTGGAACATTGAATGCCACTTCCTCAATGGTCCATGCTTCTTCCATCCTGGTCTTCGTGTGACTCATAGCTGTTTCACCAAATCGGAAAAGGGTTACAACTGATCGTCCGGAGTGAGCAATCATGATCCCCTCAACAGGTCTGTAATCATCAAGGAATGAATTGATTGTCGTTTCCCAATAAACAGCATCACCCCCATTTGTTTGGATTCGGGTCAAATGTGAGTCCTCCAGGTGCACAAGAAGCCCTGTTTTTTGGCTAAAATAGCCAAATAAGACATGCCTAATGATCTCGGCTGGTCCTTCACTCCTGGCTTTCAAAGTATGTGGATCAGCACAAAGTTTGAGAATGAAGCAATCCTCACCGTTGATCTTCTTTTCTCCAGTACATTTTGCACTAGCAAACATGTTTGCAGTAGTTCTAGGATCAAGACCCTATAAGTAAGTTAAAGACATGggtcattttttgaaattgaggACCACCAAAAGAAAGTAAGCAAGCTGTATTAAAAAATGTACCTGAAGTGCTCGCCTCAATGGCCTAACTGGTCCCTTTGCAGCATGTGCACCGAGCCAAGGGGTATGCCTCCACACAAGTTTACCATTGCAACCAGCATGAACCTTACTGCTACCAAGCGCGAGCTCCACATACCACATGTCAGGGTTCATTTGCCATAGCACAAATCCCCCAGACTCAGCTGTCTTAGAAGAATTCCTGTTCTTTATTACCTTTGTAGCAGTCTCGATATCTGATGCCATCATCCTCACCTTTCCCATAGCATAAGCATTATACATAGTGTTTTGAAGTTTCTGTCCTCCAGAAGCTGCAGTATACTGCTGCAATATATACTGAGCTGACGAAGTCTCCTGCAAATTCATAGTAACACAGAGTCAATCAATCAATTACGCCTAAATCCAAAATACAAACTCATAGTGAAAGATAGTTAATCAATTCGTAAAGAGATGTGAACTAACGACAAGGCCGAAAACTCAAACAAGGACCACCAACACAACACCATGTCCAATCATCCTTACATAGCCTTAAATGAAGACTTTGATAGTCCACCAACTAAAATACCATTAAGAGGCTACATCCAGACAGACAATTCCAGCccacaaaaatgataaattaaagaTCCCCAAATGGAGCCCATTCTTGATTTTGGACCTCAATGTGTATGTAGCaagatttatataataatattaaatccTCCTTCCTTCTCTATCTAAAAGAATTTATGCTCACATATAGACTCTGTCAAAAGACATGGCACAACCAAAATCCCCATCATGCATTCAAACAGAAGCCAAGAGAACATCCAAACTTAGTAAACAGGGCAAAACGACAGGAAAGTATAAACCAAAAGTCTCAATTTCACACAGTAATTAACTCAATGAAGtccaaaaaatatacttataataGCAAAAAACGAAAGAAACAATTTTTGTTGGAATCAAACAAAATTACAACCTACACTGACAACCTACCTTTGTCACATCTCAAACACAACTAATATTGCTCAAACACAACTAATATTTTGCTCGAacttttcaaaaatgtcaatAGGTGCGTGCCCGATTCTCCAAAAGTAGTAAATTTTTAGAGAATCGGACACGGGTCCGCCCAACTTAGCacacaacaaattaaaaaaaaaaagtaatcttTGAATCCAAAAAATTGTTACTAAAACTTACAATGGGAGTATCTTTGATGCTAAGATGAGGCAAAGGATCATTGTTGCTAACATGCACCGGTGCAAGTGGCGCACCCAAGACACCAAGCAGCAACCTCAGATCCGACCTCTGTAAACCCGACCCGGAAGTGGAAACCGAAGGTGCCCGACATAGCTGACCCTTCATCCACCACCTATCAGACTTTGAATCCCCAACTTCCGGCCCGTTCGGATCCGGACCTTCCATCAACGGCGACAATGTCTCTACACAGGGCCTTAAACTCCCCGATCTTGAAATATAAACTTCCGGTTGCGGCGCTTGATTCCCCTTCCTTCTCCGAAGCAAACCCGACCCTGACGGAGATGGGCTTCTTCCTCTTGACTTAGCCGGTGATAATCCTCTTACCACTTCATCTTTTAGTGCTGAGAAAAACCCTtgtttcttctccatttttggTGAACCCCAAGTTGAGAAATGAGCAGAAAAGACCCAAATCAAGAGTCTCAACTCTCAAGTGTGAAATGGTTGCAGAAAATGCAGAGAAGGTGTTTGCTAGTTGGTCTCACTGAAAAAGGCAAAACTAAATGCAGGCAGAAACAGGAGGAGGATAGAAAGGGTATAGTAAGGGTGGGGGGTGGAGTGGGGTAAAGGGCATGCCGTTATGAAGAAGCAAAACATTTCCATGCTTTTGCGTTTATATAATATGTAAATCCTAATCTACTCATCATTCCCTAGATTTATTATgctaataactttttttatgaCAAATATACCCTTACGatcttatctttttttaaaaagaaaaaaaattacaactattaatttcttttctagAAGAATAATACTCACCTAATAAAGTAGAAAGCAAAATTTGACTAAAGAAAATGATAACTCGATATACAAAACATTCGACATTAATAGGGTATAAAAAGAAATCACACCTCAAGAAATTGATTTAACATATTAATTTACGTAATTATTgagtaagaaaaaaatatcgTATGAATTGACATTTATACTTTTAttgttctattgatgttattaaATTAATGAGTTAGGACATGTATTTTTACTTCTTCTACCATCTACTGTCAGACCATTTGACATGTTTTTTTTACTTAGGTTTGATGCACTCGTGTCAAGGATCTccataaaataatgataagatctgtatactttattttttttagaccCCCgcttaatttgatgatttcgGTGAGTATgtaaatattgttgttgttgtatgaCTAAACTCAACAAACGTTCTTGACTTTGTAGTATTTGATAAagtaatttttgattttgatgtcattttatactaaaaaatatctcaaaaaattGACTATTCAATTTATAAGTGATCATACGAGATCGGTTACACGAAGGGAAATGTGAGGGGTAAAAGTGTCATTTAGTGTAAGTAAGGTACATTGGGTGGGGTGAAATGTCAAGAAGCAAGGTAGGTGTATGGTAAAAATAGAGAGTGtatgaaagaagaagaagaacaattaGGCTccaaagatgaaaaaattacaaggttccttttttgtccttttttcaACTTAAGCTTTCATTGGTTGTTAGCTTTGCAAAATATACtgtttttctcacttttttcctttttttttttttaattttccccTCTTTgcttttt
This genomic window contains:
- the LOC101265729 gene encoding uncharacterized protein; this translates as MEKKQGFFSALKDEVVRGLSPAKSRGRSPSPSGSGLLRRRKGNQAPQPEVYISRSGSLRPCVETLSPLMEGPDPNGPEVGDSKSDRWWMKGQLCRAPSVSTSGSGLQRSDLRLLLGVLGAPLAPVHVSNNDPLPHLSIKDTPIETSSAQYILQQYTAASGGQKLQNTMYNAYAMGKVRMMASDIETATKVIKNRNSSKTAESGGFVLWQMNPDMWYVELALGSSKVHAGCNGKLVWRHTPWLGAHAAKGPVRPLRRALQGLDPRTTANMFASAKCTGEKKINGEDCFILKLCADPHTLKARSEGPAEIIRHVLFGYFSQKTGLLVHLEDSHLTRIQTNGGDAVYWETTINSFLDDYRPVEGIMIAHSGRSVVTLFRFGETAMSHTKTRMEEAWTIEEVAFNVPGLSEECFIPPAELRFSSIGEACELSQGERVKTTVSAAAAAAYRAKVAALDKSRDGGNVNNIVLKMNY